The Euwallacea similis isolate ESF13 chromosome 18, ESF131.1, whole genome shotgun sequence sequence CAATGTTTGGAACGATGGCAACATTTACAAAGGAAAGAGGTTCCAGCCTAAAAACAACTCCTTCGACAAAATTTCCGATGACCTAATCATCAGAATATTCTCCTTTCTGAGCAGCATCGACCTGAGTACCTGCGCGCAGGTTTGCAGGAGGTTCGACACTTTGGTGTGGACTCCCTCTTTATGGAGAGTCATCACGCTGGATGGAGAAATTGTTAGTGAAGACAAGGCCATCAAGGCAGTTTTGAGGCAGCTATGCGGACAAGATAGAACTGGGGCATGTCCCAGTGTGGAACGGGTTTATGTGACGAATGGTGCCAAGTTTTCTGATAAGAGTTTAATGCTCCTTGGAAAGAGGTGTCCAGAATTAACCCACTTGCAACTTCAGGGCTGCGCTAAGATCACGAATAACGCTCTCTATGAAATCTCTAATAGGTGCATTAATTTGCAACATTTAGATGTAACAGGTAACGGGACTGAAATTTGTGTAACTTAAGAAATCTAAGGTAAATTTGTCTCTTTAGGGTGCATAAAGGTCTCCTGCGTAGGCTTAAACTGTTTCCCTGATGTTAATAGACGAATGCAGTTGCAATACTTAGATCTCACTGACTGCGTCATAGTCCAAGACGGTGGCTTAAGGATCATCGTTCAGAACTGCCCGCAGCTTGCATACCTATACCTTAGGAGATGTGTACAAATTACAGGTATTCCATAGTGATCTCAAGGAACTTCCTATACTAATGAGTACTTTTCCAGATGCTGGATTAAAATATGTGCCAAGTTTTTGTTCGGGACTCCGAGAACTAAGTGTCAGTGATTGTACAAACGTAACAGACTTCGGTTTATACGAATTAGCAAAATTAGGTCCTACATTGAGATACCTTTCAGTTGCAAAATGTGATCAAGTTAGTGATGCAGGTCTCAAAGTAATAGCGAGAAAATGTTATAAGTTGCGATACTTAAACGCTAGGGGTTGTGAGGCTGTATCAGACGACGCCATAACGGTTTTAGCTAGATCGTGTAATAGGC is a genomic window containing:
- the LOC136414748 gene encoding F-box/LRR-repeat protein 7-like → MNHPSSLLERLSPRPNPCPLVRLGHSNSSTDDTNTSTDGGEKYQPFHFEQHSRVNGRIFDDGNRYLPREHGSSEEFDYVQNYYDQPHSYLSEDPDYDHKSDHAPLGRSSLKYTKGSIDLSSLCLGSSYWDNDQYESKSASENSSHQYYSSQNHHQSHNSNYLFDSFVNIGKSSPSLDQGYATLVTAGASSNANVWNDGNIYKGKRFQPKNNSFDKISDDLIIRIFSFLSSIDLSTCAQVCRRFDTLVWTPSLWRVITLDGEIVSEDKAIKAVLRQLCGQDRTGACPSVERVYVTNGAKFSDKSLMLLGKRCPELTHLQLQGCAKITNNALYEISNRCINLQHLDVTGCIKVSCVGLNCFPDVNRRMQLQYLDLTDCVIVQDGGLRIIVQNCPQLAYLYLRRCVQITDAGLKYVPSFCSGLRELSVSDCTNVTDFGLYELAKLGPTLRYLSVAKCDQVSDAGLKVIARKCYKLRYLNARGCEAVSDDAITVLARSCNRLRALDIGKCDVSDAGLRALAESCPNLKKLSLRNCELVTDRGVQCVAYYCRGLQQLNIQDCQISLEGYRAVKKYCKRCVIEHTNPGFF